From a single Candidatus Hydrogenedentota bacterium genomic region:
- a CDS encoding DnaA/Hda family protein, producing MRRFEFSTFQVDDGNRAAFELCHAVSELQPVSPLPVVIVSEPGRGKTHLLYAIVNALRERSPRTALAYITAREFPDKARALIEDPTPLERAASAVLLVDQLERFTERLVDLEAIVRAFLDRGHYVLLASCLPPNRLPHFPPGLRNMLEKGQIVSIGNLRTPTPAAKSPENMRIVSPPQDEIQRLREELARLEQKAAALPSTTELERQIERERARTKDLQEQVESQRAAEEELAQQLGRAQEELRTVRRDLDKAREEAGRVAALEDEVKRLSDHAAHLQSEQEANERVRAALMAQLAEKSAVAEELHTAQVQCRIMSEEHAAADADWTRRAEALLAAIEACRARFSITVETAGERIEQLEKRLNEGA from the coding sequence ATGAGACGCTTTGAATTCAGCACGTTTCAGGTGGACGACGGCAATCGCGCCGCGTTTGAATTATGCCATGCCGTTTCGGAACTCCAGCCCGTTTCGCCGTTGCCGGTCGTGATTGTGTCGGAACCGGGACGCGGCAAGACCCATTTGTTGTACGCCATCGTAAACGCCTTGCGGGAACGGTCTCCGCGCACGGCGCTGGCGTATATCACCGCGCGCGAATTTCCGGACAAGGCGCGCGCGCTTATCGAGGATCCGACTCCGCTCGAACGCGCCGCGTCGGCTGTCCTGCTGGTGGATCAACTGGAGCGATTCACGGAACGTCTTGTTGACCTTGAAGCGATTGTACGGGCCTTTCTGGATCGCGGCCATTACGTGTTGCTGGCCAGTTGCCTGCCGCCCAACCGTTTGCCGCATTTTCCTCCCGGCCTGCGAAACATGCTGGAGAAAGGGCAGATTGTTTCAATCGGCAATTTGCGGACGCCAACGCCGGCCGCCAAAAGCCCGGAAAACATGCGAATTGTTTCGCCGCCGCAAGATGAAATCCAGCGGTTGCGCGAGGAACTGGCGCGCCTGGAACAAAAAGCCGCCGCGCTCCCTTCCACAACGGAACTCGAGCGCCAGATTGAACGTGAACGCGCCCGCACCAAGGATTTGCAGGAACAGGTCGAATCACAGCGGGCCGCCGAGGAGGAACTGGCACAGCAACTCGGACGCGCCCAGGAGGAACTCCGAACCGTACGCCGCGATCTCGACAAGGCCCGGGAAGAAGCAGGCCGGGTTGCCGCGCTCGAGGATGAAGTGAAGCGCCTCTCGGATCATGCCGCCCATCTGCAATCCGAACAGGAGGCCAACGAGCGGGTGAGGGCGGCCCTCATGGCCCAATTGGCCGAAAAATCGGCCGTCGCCGAGGAATTGCACACCGCCCAAGTGCAGTGCCGAATCATGAGCGAGGAACACGCGGCGGCGGACGCCGATTGGACTCGACGGGCCGAGGCATTGCTGGCCGCCATCGAAGCGTGCAGGGCGCGTTTTTCGATTACCGTCGAAACCGCCGGAGAACGCATCGAACAACTGGAAAAGCGCCTGAATGAAGGCGCCTGA